The Chloroflexia bacterium SDU3-3 genome includes the window AGCGAGCATGTCATGGTGGTGTCGGTGCTGATCAGTCTAGGGCGGGTGGTGAAGGCCTCTAAGGATATGGATGCTGCCGCGCAGCTATATGAGCGCGCCCTTCAGATGGCCAAGCGGATCTGCGATCGCGACGACCCGATGATCGCCACGATCCTAACAAATCTTGGCAGCGTGGCCCAGAGCCAGGGCCAGGCCGCCAAAGCCGAGATATTCTATCAAGAAGCACTGCGGATTAATGAGGCGCACTATGGCCCTTCCCACCCCTATGTGGCAAAGAATGCCTACAACTTGGGTAGCATTGCCTTTGATTCGAGGGATCGGCGCAAGGCGCAGGTATATTTTCAGCAGGCGCGCGATATCTACATGACGCGCTTCCCACTCTCACACCCGCAGGTGGCGAATGTGTGTGCGATCTTGTTCCAGTTGGAGAGCGAGCTGTGGGAGGTGGAAGCCTAACTTTGAACGTGGTCAGGGCCGAGGCGTCGATGCCTCGGCCCTGGTTTTCTGCCTACAGATCTGGGATCTGCCAGTCGATCGGGGTGTGGCCTTGGGCGGCCAGCGCGGCGTTGATCTTGGAGAAGGGCCGCGAGCCGAAGAAGCCGCTGCGGGCCGAGAGCGGCGAGGGGTGGGCCGACTGGATGACCACGTGGCGCTCGGCGTCGATCAGCTTGAGCTTCTTCTGGGCGTTGCCGCCCCACAGCACGAACACGGCTGGCTCGGGCCGCCGGCTCAGGGCCGCGATCACGGCGTCGGTGAACTTCTCCCAGCCCTTGCTCTTGTGCGAGTTCGGCTCGTGGGCGCGCACGGTCAGCGCGGTGTTCAGCAGCAGCACGCCCTGCCTGGCCCAGGGCACCAGGTAGCCGTTGTTGGGCACCTTGCAGCCTAGGTCGGCCTTCAGCTCCTTGTAGATGTTCACCAGCGAGGGCGGCACGGTCACGCCGGGGCGCACCGAGAAGGCCAGCCCGTGGGCCTGCCCGTCGTCGTGGTAGGGGTCCTGTCCCACCACCAGCACCCTGGCGCTCTCGTAGGGCGTCAGCTCCAGGGCCGAGAACACCTCGCCCTCGGGCGGGAACACGGTGTGGGCGGCGCGCTCGGCCTCTAGGAAGGCCATCAGCTGCGTGTAGTAGGGCTTTTTGGTCTCGGC containing:
- a CDS encoding uracil-DNA glycosylase encodes the protein MSAAIPESWQPVLEAETKKPYYTQLMAFLEAERAAHTVFPPEGEVFSALELTPYESARVLVVGQDPYHDDGQAHGLAFSVRPGVTVPPSLVNIYKELKADLGCKVPNNGYLVPWARQGVLLLNTALTVRAHEPNSHKSKGWEKFTDAVIAALSRRPEPAVFVLWGGNAQKKLKLIDAERHVVIQSAHPSPLSARSGFFGSRPFSKINAALAAQGHTPIDWQIPDL